The genomic window GATTTTCTGCTTTACGCAAAAGTCTTTTTTCTTTTCGCGTAAGCGTATTGGCATTCACATTAAGTGATAAGCCATAAATGCAGAGAGAAATAATTGTGAGGTTGAAAAAATAATTTTTCAAAATGATTTATTTTTTTTCTTTGAGTTGTAACTTTTCTGGAACTTTAATTTTTTCAACCACATTGAGTTCGCCTTTCGTACTTAAAATTTTAAATTCAAATCGTCTGTTTAACGCCATTCCATTCCAATTCCAAGAGCCATCGGTATTTTTATTGATGGCAATGGGTTGTGTATCTCCGTAGCCTTTGGCACTGAGTCTTTTTTCTTCTATCCCTTGTTCCACCATATACGCCACAACTGCTTCGGCACGTTTTTGAGATAATTTTAAATTCATATCAGATCTTCCTTGTGAGTCGGTATGTCCTGAAATTTCAGCCACTAATTGCGGATATCGTTTCATCAGCGCAATTAATTTATTCAATTCTTCTTGGGATCCTACAGCTAATTTAGATTGTCCGGATGCGAAAAAAATATTTTTCAAAACAATTTTTTGTCCTACTTCTATAGGAGCTAAAACAACAGGTTTATTAATTATTTGATAAGCAGAATTCGTTGGCACTTCCATATTTTCTGTTTGAAACAAAAAATTATCGGCTTGATAGGTGATGTGGTACGTTTTTCCCGGAGGAAGGATAAATAAATATTTTCCAGTGCTGGAATTCGGATAATATTGACCCACAATTTCGCCAGTAGCACTGTCGGTTACATCAATTTCGGTGCCATCCGGTACATCTCCATAAATACTTTTTACAACACCTGTATAAACAGTTAGAGGCTGTTCTTTTTTATCAGGGTACGTCAACATATAAATATCTTTTTCGCCGTAACCTTCCTTTTTGAAAGAAGAATAATATGCTCTTTTTCCATCTGCCGTAGGCACGTAGAAAATATCATCGCCAGTAGAATTGACTGGATAACCCATGTTTACAGGATCTGACCACGTTCCACTATCGGAAAGCGTGCTGTAAAAAATATCGAAACCGCCCATCGTATTGTGTCCTGTGGAACTGAAATAAAGTGTTTTCCCGTCGGGATGGATGTAAGGAGCATCTTCATCGTACTGCGTATTTATTTTCGGACCCAAATTGATTGCTTTTCCCCATTCGCCATTTGGCAATTTTTTACTCATGTAGATATCGCGACCTCCATAGCCTCCGGGACGATTACTCGTAAAGAAAAGTAAATTTCCATCGGCACTAATGCTGGCACTTGGTTCCCAATATTTGGTATTGATATTTTCATTTAATTTTTGAGGAGTAGTCCACTCTGTACCCAACAAACGACTGGTGTAAATGTTTCCGTCTCCCTGATCATCTTTGTAAATAAAAACAGTTTGTCCATCTACGGAAAGTCCGATACTCGCTTCGTGTCCATCTGTGTTGATGGGAGGTCCAATATTTTGCGGAGTAGACCAAGCGCCATTTTCTTTGTACGAGATATAAATGTCTTCGAAATATTTTCCGTCTACGTCTAATTTTCCGCCAGTACTGCCTTTTCTTCTAGAAGTAAAAATAAGCGTTGATTCGTCTGCGGAAACTACTGGAGAATAATCGGCATACTTAGAATTGACAGTAGCTCCAAGGTTATCTACTTTAATATTTACCGGTGAGGCTACTAATATTTTTCCCGTATTGCACATATCAATTTGGTGATTCACATCCGCTTCGATGGATTTATCTTTTACTGAATCTAAAAATGTTTTGTATTTCTGAAACTGAGCAATGGCAGAATCAAATTGATAATTGAGATGGTACGCGCGACCTAAAAAATAAGAAGCTTCGATAGGAGCATTTTTTTCTTTCAAACTTCCTTCTTTGTAATCTGCGGACGTATTTGCTGCCGCTCTTTCTAAATAAGGAACCGATTTTTCATTGTCTATTGGAGCGTTTAAATAGCAAACGCCAATTTTAAAATCCAAATTGTAATTGTCTTTTTCGGTAGAGTCAATGCTTAGGTAAATGGGCAAAGCCTGAGAAAATAAATTGTTATTGAACAAATCTTCCGCCTTCTGAAAATCTTTTTTTTGATCCTTGTCTTTTGCTTTTGCAAAAACGGTTGTTGCTGCTGTAAGCGCAACAATGGTAAAAATAAAATAAATTTTTTTCATGCGGTTTTTGTCAGATTAAATTTCTCGTTTGGAATCAAATTGCTCTAAATAATCAGCTACTCGGCGGATAAAACTTCCACCCAAAGAACCGTCTACTACTCGGTGATCGTAAGACATAGAAAGGAACATCAAATGACGAATTCCGATGGTATCGCCTTGCGGAGTTTCGATAACAGCTGGTTTTTTCTTGATGGCTCCTACCGCCATAATGGCAACTTGTGGTTGGTTGATAATCGGTGTTCCCATAATATTTCCGAAAGATCCCACATTGGTAAGCGTAAACGTTCCTCCTTGAATTTCGTCCGGAACCAATTTGCTGTTGCGCGCTCTGGTCGCCAAATCATTGACAGATTTAGTGAGACCTAACAGATTTTTTTGATCCGCATTTTTAATCACTGGAACAATTAAATTTCCAGAAGGCAAAGCTGCAGCCATACCAATATTAATATTTTTATGGATAATAATTTTGGATCCGTCCACGGATACATTAATCATCGGAAAATCTTTGATAGCACGAGCAATCGCTTCAATAAAAATAGGCGTGAAAGTAATTTTTTCTTTTTCGCGTTTTTCAAAACTATTCTTTACGCGATCGCGCCATCGCACAATACTCGTTACATCCACTTCCACGAAAGAAGTAACGTGTGGCGAAGTGTGTTTCGACATCACCATGTGATCCGCAATCAATTTACGCATTCGGTCCATCTCCATAATTTCATCATTCTCAGAAACCGAAATAGCTGGTT from Bacteroidia bacterium includes these protein-coding regions:
- a CDS encoding OmpA family protein, with translation MKKIYFIFTIVALTAATTVFAKAKDKDQKKDFQKAEDLFNNNLFSQALPIYLSIDSTEKDNYNLDFKIGVCYLNAPIDNEKSVPYLERAAANTSADYKEGSLKEKNAPIEASYFLGRAYHLNYQFDSAIAQFQKYKTFLDSVKDKSIEADVNHQIDMCNTGKILVASPVNIKVDNLGATVNSKYADYSPVVSADESTLIFTSRRKGSTGGKLDVDGKYFEDIYISYKENGAWSTPQNIGPPINTDGHEASIGLSVDGQTVFIYKDDQGDGNIYTSRLLGTEWTTPQKLNENINTKYWEPSASISADGNLLFFTSNRPGGYGGRDIYMSKKLPNGEWGKAINLGPKINTQYDEDAPYIHPDGKTLYFSSTGHNTMGGFDIFYSTLSDSGTWSDPVNMGYPVNSTGDDIFYVPTADGKRAYYSSFKKEGYGEKDIYMLTYPDKKEQPLTVYTGVVKSIYGDVPDGTEIDVTDSATGEIVGQYYPNSSTGKYLFILPPGKTYHITYQADNFLFQTENMEVPTNSAYQIINKPVVLAPIEVGQKIVLKNIFFASGQSKLAVGSQEELNKLIALMKRYPQLVAEISGHTDSQGRSDMNLKLSQKRAEAVVAYMVEQGIEEKRLSAKGYGDTQPIAINKNTDGSWNWNGMALNRRFEFKILSTKGELNVVEKIKVPEKLQLKEKK
- a CDS encoding dihydrolipoamide acetyltransferase family protein; this translates as MTQVEMIMPKMGESVAEATIIKWLKKEGDKIAMDETVLEIATDKVDSEIPSPAEGTLVKILFKEGDVVQVGKAIAIIASGQEAAATAAPKVSAPVSVSTNGSSNGSANAHKQVMTSVSVATENFSSSERFYSPLVKNIAKQEGIPLAELERIAGTGKEGRVTKTDILEYIPNRNTQHISTHQKTEISTPISSNGSAAKPAISVSENDEIMEMDRMRKLIADHMVMSKHTSPHVTSFVEVDVTSIVRWRDRVKNSFEKREKEKITFTPIFIEAIARAIKDFPMINVSVDGSKIIIHKNINIGMAAALPSGNLIVPVIKNADQKNLLGLTKSVNDLATRARNSKLVPDEIQGGTFTLTNVGSFGNIMGTPIINQPQVAIMAVGAIKKKPAVIETPQGDTIGIRHLMFLSMSYDHRVVDGSLGGSFIRRVADYLEQFDSKREI